From Bactrocera oleae isolate idBacOlea1 chromosome 4, idBacOlea1, whole genome shotgun sequence:
TTCGTAGCTACGGGTGTGGAGGCAGGCAAGTTATTTGTATTATTCGCATTGCTGTTACTTGTAATTGTAATATTGTTGATGTTGGCGCTGTTATTGTGATTGTGACTATTGCTGTTACTGCTGATGATAGTGACACTATTGGTGTACACAGTTGAATTCATGGTTGCAAATTTTGTCTTTAATTCTTGTATATTTTACTAAACAAGAAGCGATTGTGCGGGCGCTTAGCGATAGCCTGTGGCACTGAACTCTGAAGGCTGTTATAAGTTAAGTTGTACACTTTGGAATGACTGATTGTTGATGTAGTATCGGCttcactttattatttttattacaaaaataatatatctctGCATATAATGCAAGAGCAcgatatattaatatttgcaaataatgaTTTAAATGCATCTGATGTTGTTCTGGTTTTTTGGTAGATTTTGGCCATTGATGTCATTGTTCAGCTTAAGCCCCAGCTCATACTTTCTGAGGAAATTGGATAATAGTATCGCCTGTAATtgtttttacattatatattttatttttaagccaTAGGACTTTACTGATATCAAGATGAAACAAATGACGCCCCCGCTTTAACTTTAATAACAGCCACTCCGCTCTTTTATCAGATCAGTTTAAGCTTTAAGAAAGCTACTGTAACTATTTAACGAATTTTCATATATTCGATTAAGTTTTGCCTCtgttataaataatactcagaaagcaaactttttaattttaaatatttattttcttatcgcTTTAACTTCCTTTACATCTTTTAATTATGCTATTTTATTCGTGAACAATACAAGCTCACACACAAAagcacatacgcacacactcTTGGCCGTCATCAAAATTTCTCCTATTTTGCTAACAGTGCAGTAATTCctccaaaaaaaaactatcttTCGCACTTATATTCACATCGGTCAcacatttaatataattaatccaatatttccatatattttgCTCATTctatcatatatatttaataatatttacacaaaattttctacgaatcttaattttttatactttcccCAGCGCAACACAATGCTAAAAACCATTCGGAATTAGAGAATTATTTGACAGCACTGACAGTTAATACGAATGACAGTAGAAAGTTCAATAAGAAGATAAAAGGGAAAACAACGACGAGTAGCGtaaaatcagagaacgtatataatctacattctctggtaaaatattttgtaacagagaatgtagattattatatattttacattctctgtttGTAATATCGGCGcaaattcttaataaaattcTTATGCTCtcttaattttagaaaaatgtttctTGATGTTACAAAGAAAGGGTATAACgtaatgaaatattatttatgaaaattttgcacacataaaACTTTTCCTAAGTAAATTTGTtatctgtaaaatatttaaatcaggCTACCTTGTTTTTACCTTTTTATATACTATGGGCAACTTTTGAGTATCAGCCGGCAAAAACTTATTGGCGCATATTAACAATCCAAATAATAAACAACTTAGAatgaagtaaaattaaaaataattattgtgtttttaagtttttataattAACATTCTTTTAGATTAAGTGTTGATGGCTTGCTGGTGTATTTTCCGTATGAATACATCTACCCAGAACAGTATGCATACATGCTCGAGTTGAAACGCACATTGGATGCGAAAGGACATTGCCTGCTGGAGATGCCTTCGGGTACAGGCAAAACAGCCACACTATTGTCCCTAATTGTAGCATATATGGTAGAGCATCCAGATGTTATAcgcaaattaatttattgttcGCGTACCGTACCGGAGATTGAAAAGGTCATCGCCGAGTTGCAAAATTTGATGTCGTACTACCAAAAAAATGCGCCTGAGCCACCTGCTTTACTTGGTCTAGTGCTAAGTTCACGTAAAAATATGTGCGTACACCCAGAAGTAAGTAAAGAGCGTGAGGGCAAAGCGGTCGATGGAAAATGTTATGGTCTGACGGCCAGTTACATTCGAGAACATCACGAGGTAGATCCTGAAAATACGCCAATATGTGAGTGTGAATTATAAAACCACCtatagaataatataaataactatataCATTAGGCCAATACTATGAAGGTTTTACTTTGGAAGGAAAAGAGAGCATGATGCCACCTGGTGTATATAGTATTGATGACCTCAAAGAATACGGACGCATGCGGAATTGGTGCCCCTACTTTTTGGCACGTTTTGCTGTAAAACATGCACAGATTGTTGTTTACAGTTATCACTATTTGTTGGATCCTAAAATTGCTGAAGTTGTTTCCAAAGAGATTACCAAACAGTGTTGCGTGGTTTTTGATGAGGCACATAATATTGATAATGTGTGCATCGATTCGATGAGTGTTAAAATCAATCGACGTATTGTAGAACGTAGCACGAATGCATTAAACAATCTACAAAAACTGGTACAAGAGTAAGTACATATTTGGAGACATATACTAAATCATTACATTACACAACGCTTATGTTTTAGTATGCGTGATGATGACGCCAATAGACTCAATGATGAGTACCAGCGTATGGTACAAGGATTGAAGGATGCTCATGTGCAACGTGAAACTGATATGGTGATGGCCAATCCCGTATTACCTGCAGATGTATTAAAAGGTTTGTTTCAAATActgtatattgtataaaaaaattattatatttcgaCACGTTTAAATTATAGAGGTTGTGCCCGGTAATATACGTAATGCGGATCATTTTCTCAGTTTTCTTCGACGTTTTGTAGAATATGTTAAAACACGTCTACGCGTACATCATGTTGTGCAGGAATCACCTGCCGGTTTCCTTAAAGATGTGGCATCTAAAATTTGCATAGAACGTAAACCATTGCGATTTTGTGCCGAGCGTCTGGCTAGCTTGTTGCGAACACTAGAAATTACCGATATGACAGAGTATGGAGCGCTGACGTtggtaatgaaataaaaactaacTAATAAATACTCGTTCATTTACAATTATGTTACAGATTACACATTTCGCTACTTTAGTATCCACCTACACTAAGGGTTTCACAATCATTGTTGAACCTTTTGACGATAAAACACCCACCGTCATCAATCCTATACTACATTTCAGTTGTTTGGACTCTTCTATAGCTATGGCGCCAGTTTTTAAACGCTTTCAGACAGTAGTAATCACATCAGGCACACTTTCACCTATGGATATGTAtccaaaaattttggatttcgaTCCTGTTATAATGAGTTCCTTTACAATGACGCTGGCACGTCCTTGCTTACTGCCCATGGTAAAATATTtacagtttatataatattaaacaaatttttattgaatgttaTTGCTTGTATTTATAGATCGTGTCCAAAGGCAATGACCAAGTGGCGATATCTTCCAAATTCGAGACGCGTGAGGATACAGCAGTTATAAGAAATTATGGGCAATTGCTCGTAGAGACAGCGAAGACAGTGCCTGATGGTATTGTCTGCTTTTTCACTTCCTATCTTTATCTCGAGTCTGTGGTTGCATCGTGGTATGATCAGGGTATTGTGGACACCTTACTGCGCTATAAGCTGTTATTTATTGAAACGCAGGATAATGCGGAGACTAGCTATGCGCTAATGAACTATGTCAAGGTAAGTTGGAAGTTAAAAGAATGCTACATAAGAATTTATGAAATCCATCCAATCTTTTGTACATCAATAGAGGTCAGAGAAATGTGGTCATAATATATCCCAGTAGTTTTTGATCTCCCCAATTCTCCAGATCGAGCGCTTCGACCtccgtttaattttttttttagactttTTAATAAGTATAGTTCTGATGGAGAAGATTGTCTTTCTTTCAAATTAAGCCGAGTATAACACTtaacaacaatacaaaattataatgttttttttttcaaatctattTATGGTCAAGCAACATAGCAatccatttaaaaatttctgaatataatttatttgtaacgGTACCTAAATTTCAAGTTTGTTTCTGCAGTGAGTTTAGCAACTTTATGTTTCGGAATAGTActgttttaaatactgttttttGAATTAGTTTAGAGTCTTATAGTCGACGGACAATGGACAGACTTAACCAGATCAGGGTCGGCTGTCACGGAACAGTTACGGATTTTTATCTTTCAAAGAATTTTCTAATTGGCAGAATTCCTCAAACTATCTAGCGAATGTTTTCtgctattttaataataatcataaaactCGGTTTTATATCCAGTCAAGTACTGTCACCTCAAGCGTTATCAAACACGATTTGGtccatttttataaacattgaTATCCGTCTATATCTAACTGAATCCATCTATACTGTTATAAACAATTGTCAGCTgaataaaactataataccccTGTGCATGTTGCATTGCACTCGGGTATAAAATCATATACACTCACATTACTCACATGCATTTTCTTCAACCGAAGGCCTGTGATTGCGGCCGAGGCGCCGTATTGCTTGCCGTTGCGCGTGGCAAAGTCTCCGAGGGCGTTGATTTCGATCACCATTACGGACGCGCCGTACTCATGTTTGGCATACCCTATGTCTACACACAATCACGCATACTGAAGGCACGCCTCGACTATCTGCGCGATCAATTTCAGATACGTGAAAATGATTTTCTCACTTTTGATGCCATGCGCCATGCGGCGCAGTGTGTGGGACGCGCTTTGCGTGGCAAAACCGACTATGGTATTATGATATTCGCCGATAAACGTTTCTCACGTCAAGATAAACGCAGTCGTTTGCCCAAATGGATACAGGAGCACTTAGTTGATAGTTTTTGTAATTTGAGCACTGAGGAGGCCATGCAATTGGCGCGCCGTTGGTTGCGGCGCATGGCGCAACCGTTCACGCGTGAAGATCAACTGGGCATATCATTGCTAACTTTGGAGCAATTGGAGAACGCCGAGAAGGAGAAACTGGAGCGGCAGGCGCAAGGCAAAGAGGGTGTGGGCGGAGAGGTGATGGAGCTGTAGGCGCGAATAAGAAacagtgaaataaaataaatttaaaaataataaagtttttctaACTTCAATTACATGTTACCTCTGTGTAAAGAATTTGCTCAAAGCGGTTAGTTTGGTTATGCAGTTCAGTTTTCATTCACCGTATTGTTACGTGGCATTTAATGtgtaatttaacaaaaaaaaaagtgtaataaaccacatttgaatatttaataaaaaattacaaacattaaCCGCTTTCAGACGACTTGCAAATTATCATAAAAACTGGACCAGTCTGCTACTGAGTTGCAACTGACTTCCGGTTAGCAGCGTCAAATAACTGGTTGCTTATTTTTAGGGTCTTTCGTGTTCTTTTTTTAGTTGtgtgcatttatttgttttattattttttactttttgatttgcaatttcatatttttttttgttgttttgtattcAACTTATTGCTCACGCTGGTTTGCAGCGCTGTTCCGAAAACAAATTACAAACGGCAAATTAAGCGCAGGCAAAAAGTCTTAATGGCATTGAACGTTAAATACAGCCCCAATAATTTTACCTTTCCTTCCGTTCggagtaattataaatttaaaatttttcgctaCAGAATATTTAGCCATTGACTTAGATAAAAAAATCCTTTccaatttatttgcattaaaaaaaaaataaagttgtataatttttattttatgttaacaGTTTTTAAGCTTATTGGGTAAAAATAAAGCgttgaaatattttggttgcTCAGAATAGTACTTTATTTGTAACAAGATTTCTGCATTTAGAATAATAAATCTtggaaatcaaaaatttttttcaaaaagattTGCACTAAacttattaacaaaattttaggtGCTATGTTAGCCAAGAGCAGGGTTGCAAGTATTGCATTAAAAAGACAATTTCATTACCAttaaatgtatttcttttttttataatcccgaaaatctttattaaaaacaattttaaaatttcgaatcCCAAATACCCGGtagaaaattgaaataaaatttaatcccaaaaataaattttaatcataaataccggatcaaaaaaaaaaagtttagtcccaagttgataattaaaaataaaacaaattgtgtttttgaattttatattatttcacaCTCTCGTACTTCATGTTGTACCATGTTATGCTAGTAAAAGTGAGTAAGTAAAAGTCtttgttttctttatatatCTACTTCATATCATGATTTTCAGTTAGTAACATCTAAGTATTTctttttatcacttttttttctttttgaaaaataaaatttttatttgttactccagtttttaagttaaaaaatattccgagtttgcaattaaaaataaaattttaaatttttaatgccgattttaactcaaaattctTTAATTAGGAAATTCGAACCCTGGTCTAAGGCCTTAAAAAAAACGGctaactttgaaaattatttcctGGAAATAAGGATTAGTAATGGCATTTCGCTCTTTCAGGAGTTTTAAACAAGTATTTGAGTTGGAATTTTGATATTACCATTTTCAAGAGGTTGTCTACGGCGACGTTAATTCTAAGAACCtgtgcaataataataaaaaatcgataACGATTGGACAGAGtaaaacattgttttttataccctgaacagggtatattaagtttgttacgaggtttgtaacacccagaaggaaacgtcggggaccctataaaatatatacataaatgatcagcaagatgaagtgagttgatttagccctgtccgtctgtctgtccatctatccgtctgtatatacgcgaacgagTCCTTCAGTTttcaagctatcgatctgaaattttgcacacgttcttttattaccaagaagctgctcatttgtcggaactatagcatatagctggcatacaaactgaacaatcggaatcaaatgtttatatggaaaactctttcatttgacgaggtatcttcacgaaattaggcacgttgttgtttaaggcaacaatgtattccccgcagaaattgttcagatcagatcactatatcatatagctgcaatacaaattgaacgatcggaatcaagttcttgtaaggagcctaggtatttgtgaagggtattatagcttcggtgcaaccaaagttaatgtttgttttttgtttttctataatATTGTAGAAGATAGTGTCCGTACTACGAGTACAAACAgtcgaaaaaatcaaaaaataacaaattttaaaggtaaattttactaaaagttTTGGTCGTTTTGGCTCCAAGTTCGATTTTTGATTATCAAAAACTGGCAGGTCACTGTATAgagaactatatacagaacatgcagaaaTGATTGTCActcaagtaaatttaaaaaacgtgtttaaagatAAGCCGATGCTggttgaactgagcggctacgtttgagaaggctgtaactcagaAACTATTTAAGATATTGATGTAAAAGTTTTAGCTATCGAACATATCAAAATATGAAACATTTTTGTGTGGTAATTAAAACCAGtgcgaaaaaaaacatttaaaaatataaaatcataattgcaaaatatactatatagaaTGCCAATCAGTCTAGTGTAGAGTATTATTCCGTTTGCAGCACTTAATTTATGACTTATTAGTTCTTATTACTTCAATGGAAATTATCATATCATAAACTTACTTAACTATTATggaacatacatacgtacacacttACAAATACCATGCATATATTTcccaataagtaataaaaattattgtaataagaaaTAATCTCAACTGGCTCTTTCTCGCAAAAGCGTACTAATTAGCACACTTTGTATAATTATCACACAATTTACGACAATTATTGTGGTTTTCAGTCTAGTTTGTGACTACTCTGCTGCGTTCGGAATTTCAGTGCAGCAATGACTCAGGCAGCTGGCAAACATTATACTTGTAAAGAATACCAGAAGAAACGGTGATTTTTCGTTGAATTATTAGGTTTTTTCCTTTGATACTAATTTATCAagcttattataattattttcttgagAATCAACTAAGATGCATTGCGGTTGAAACTCAATTCTACTTCCTACATTTTAAATGCCGCCATGACGACCATGGAGACTTTCGCacgaataatatatgtacatatattttatttatattttacaaagtgCAAACATTTCTTATTGTACCTATAATAGTGCAAGCAGAGAAGTTTGAAGGCTATATTGTGTCTTCATGCGAGATTTGTGTGAAAAACAAtcaatagtttttgttttcttctatAAAGAAATCATAGTAAAGTCTTTAAGATTTTGTGTGTTActcttaaatttattaatattaaaaaagcgGTTTAGAATTTCAAGAAATAATATAGCATTGTTTAACAAATACGTATAATTTTGTAAATGGAGCACGCTTTAtgtagggtgatccatttcgaggttccctacttttttaaagaaaaaaacacagaaaattcaaatttattgaagAGTGTTTATTATCATACGAAaaaaacattctttggcatttattttttgaaaattatctctttcaaatgttggccgcggctacgtatCAGAGGGTCCATCCGttaagtccaattttcgatgactcgttcgagcatttcgactgagGCCTGAGTAGAAGCGGGTTGTTCGCATAGACTTTAGGCTTTACATATCCCTACAGTAAAAGGTCTAACGTTGTgctatcacacgatcttggtggccaatcgaccggcgcaaaacgtgaaattatctgctcaccgaagtgttctcttaATAAATCCATTGAGGAATACGATGTGTGGAaggtggcgccgtcttgttgaaaccaaatgtcgccgagatcacgagcacCAATTTCAGGCATCATCATCTTCTTTGAACTTTTCAACAGCCCATAgggcgaagcgatgtcgctagGGAAGgccgagcggcttcagttcttacacaagctgtattttgttgCGCCAaatcgttccatacgtcagtccgagttgctgcgaaagTCGACGAATCAATGaaaaagttgaacgatttgtaaacgttgttcaggcgtaagtctttccataacgaaatgccaaacaatgcggaaaaaaaaataacatgacagcttgacacgactctcGCGTGATCTGTCCAGAAACGCTATTggaaaaagtacctctacttggatcacccgttactAACATATAccatgtacacatgtatgtacttgtatgtatgcatgccgAAAAGCGTTCGATCACCAGACGGTGCATATACGTAACTTTACAGGGTctcatgtatgtgtatgtgtacgagtatgtataatTGCGTATCTCTTAAATGGATCGAGTCCAATCTAgtttgaaaattcaaataacagAAATTCACGTTTTTAAGTAAACGAGAATGGCATTCGATagttttttaattgcattttaaactttttattttataattttttttttgccatttaaaattttaataaaaaagaattaaattttatttatatttaaaaaaatataagataaCGATGatcacaaaaaataattaaactatactGACATTTTGGATATGTTCATCACAAAATAAATTGTcagaatttaacaaaatatcaaaTAGAAAACGGAACCTAACCTGTGCTATCGAAAAGATTCGCTATATTGTTAGATAACACTGTTAACTATTTCTAAAATATCTGATATagtatctacatatacatatatattttccaaaatatattttttaccgttTCATATTGGCATTTTAATATCCAATTTTAATTCcttgataaatatttgtaatgttttgccaaaacttttgtaaataaaagtctaatttgtatatattttatttaatttttatatataatattatatttttgagtattttcatatttgttattaatttcttATGGCAGTTTTTAAGCgttcaaaatatgttaaattttttaaaagtaattcgttttttgataacaaaattttataactttattttgtagtatttttttttattttttgcaacatacttttttatggaaaattttaaaattttcactacAATTTGGATTTtgtcatttttgtatttaatagtttacaaatggtttgcataataagttttaatttagttaatatattttttaactttcgaaaatttgtttgtaatacAGTAGTATTCCGAAATAACGAACAATCAAATTTCTTATATTGAGTATCCTAAATAACGAACAACGGAGATATGTCAGTACTCGGTTTAACGTACAACATGAAGACATATGTAGAAAGAgttaaaaagaatttaataGTGGTCAGAATACGAAACAAgacatgaaaaaaaattaaaaaaaaaaaatgactaTGTTCtttatgttttgtatttctttCCTTTTGAATTAAGTGTAAAAGCGGGGTAATTTTGTTGAAGAGGATGATCTCCAATGAGGAATCGAGTTAAATTGCTGAATTCGGTTTTTCCAAATGTAAATGCGATGTATGCTTAGACCTTTCCAAATAACTActttttgtttgacattttcggCTTCAATTCTCTGTCAGCGATTTGAACCGATGGGCTAAACTAAATTTCATACAACATTCGGATGAGGTTGATGATCAAGTGGATAGTAATggcgaaatttaaaatataaacctaaaaataaaatgtaatctCTTCACATATTCCAACGAAGCAAACGACGTTTAATCAGTTGTTTAAATGGCAATAGAAACTTATACTACTGATATACAAATATTGTGATCTCATGAATTTGCTTTTTAGGCACATTACTTCCTTTAAGGTAATATCAATAAGCGCTTTGAATtgttcctttttgttttttatttcttttttaacaaGTGATGCAATAAAACAATTTGTCAAATTGCAATTTTCGGATACTTTActcatttttattcaaaaacataCTTCGCTAAGTGAGTACTCGAATTAACGAAAAATTCGGTATAACTAATTGATCtgacaattataataattatgttCGCTATTTCGGAATACTGCtgtaatattaaattgttttatggaaattttcaatgtttttaaAACAAGTTTTACTTCTAATCTTCTAACTTTTATAATTTGGtacaaaattgttaattttttcatattaatagttaatttaatttagaacatttttataacagtttttaatttattttatgccatCACTGGTGAGCCCcgtgtcgtatgagtaacattacATCCTTTGAGTGGAAACTtttgttgcgtatacgcaccTGCACAATTCTAATAAATTCGCTCAGCTggaatttacataaataaagcaATGCGATGTTCTATTAGCTGGAATATTACAAATGAGTAACAGTGAACGGCTttacaaacatatgcatatatgtatgtacgtatgtatatacaatatgtacttCCTTTTGAGAGGTTAACTGTaagctttgttgttgtgctttgcGGTTTTAGTTACAGTGAACAAAATCACGTCTATTAAGCACAAAAACAAAGCGTAAGTTGCAATTGTAACTAAAGCTGCGACCAA
This genomic window contains:
- the Xpd gene encoding general transcription and DNA repair factor IIH helicase subunit XPD; protein product: MKLSVDGLLVYFPYEYIYPEQYAYMLELKRTLDAKGHCLLEMPSGTGKTATLLSLIVAYMVEHPDVIRKLIYCSRTVPEIEKVIAELQNLMSYYQKNAPEPPALLGLVLSSRKNMCVHPEVSKEREGKAVDGKCYGLTASYIREHHEVDPENTPICQYYEGFTLEGKESMMPPGVYSIDDLKEYGRMRNWCPYFLARFAVKHAQIVVYSYHYLLDPKIAEVVSKEITKQCCVVFDEAHNIDNVCIDSMSVKINRRIVERSTNALNNLQKLVQDMRDDDANRLNDEYQRMVQGLKDAHVQRETDMVMANPVLPADVLKEVVPGNIRNADHFLSFLRRFVEYVKTRLRVHHVVQESPAGFLKDVASKICIERKPLRFCAERLASLLRTLEITDMTEYGALTLITHFATLVSTYTKGFTIIVEPFDDKTPTVINPILHFSCLDSSIAMAPVFKRFQTVVITSGTLSPMDMYPKILDFDPVIMSSFTMTLARPCLLPMIVSKGNDQVAISSKFETREDTAVIRNYGQLLVETAKTVPDGIVCFFTSYLYLESVVASWYDQGIVDTLLRYKLLFIETQDNAETSYALMNYVKACDCGRGAVLLAVARGKVSEGVDFDHHYGRAVLMFGIPYVYTQSRILKARLDYLRDQFQIRENDFLTFDAMRHAAQCVGRALRGKTDYGIMIFADKRFSRQDKRSRLPKWIQEHLVDSFCNLSTEEAMQLARRWLRRMAQPFTREDQLGISLLTLEQLENAEKEKLERQAQGKEGVGGEVMEL